The Calditerrivibrio sp. genome has a window encoding:
- a CDS encoding ATP-binding cassette domain-containing protein: MSLLAVENVTKRYRYFDTFFKRSSDYIVALDNISFSLEKGKCLGIVGESGSGKTTLAKIIADIIKPDAGKVYFLGSDISDPKKHRDYRKNVQFVFQDPYLSLNPRLTILSAFSDILKEHTALNKKEIHTTIISQLQKVGLEAEHIHRYPHQFSGGQRQRLAIARALLLNPAIIIADEPISALDVSLAAQILNLLKTLKKEGKTIILIAHDLAVVKFICDDILVLKKGKLVEAGSNLEIFNNPKTDYTKSLINASIAKETSLKILQTPV, encoded by the coding sequence ATGTCACTAAAAGATATAGATACTTTGACACATTTTTCAAAAGATCTTCTGACTATATAGTAGCTTTAGATAATATCTCCTTCTCCTTAGAAAAAGGTAAGTGCCTTGGTATTGTTGGGGAATCTGGTAGTGGTAAAACAACATTAGCTAAAATAATAGCAGATATTATCAAACCAGATGCAGGTAAGGTATATTTTCTTGGATCAGATATCTCTGATCCCAAAAAACACAGGGACTACCGCAAAAATGTCCAATTTGTTTTCCAGGACCCTTACCTAAGTCTTAATCCAAGGCTAACAATCCTCTCTGCTTTTAGTGATATATTAAAAGAACACACTGCTCTTAATAAAAAAGAGATCCACACCACTATTATAAGCCAACTTCAAAAGGTTGGTTTAGAAGCAGAACATATTCACAGGTATCCCCATCAGTTTTCAGGAGGACAAAGACAGAGATTAGCCATAGCAAGAGCTTTACTATTGAATCCAGCTATAATTATAGCTGATGAACCGATAAGTGCCTTAGATGTCTCTTTAGCAGCTCAGATACTCAACCTGCTAAAAACCCTAAAAAAAGAAGGGAAAACCATTATTCTAATTGCCCATGATCTTGCAGTAGTAAAATTTATATGTGATGACATATTAGTATTAAAAAAAGGTAAACTTGTGGAAGCTGGATCGAATCTCGAAATCTTCAATAACCCCAAAACAGATTATACCAAAAGTCTCATCAATGCCTCAATTGCAAAAGAAACATCCCTCAAAATTCTACAGACACCAGTATAA